The Microtus pennsylvanicus isolate mMicPen1 chromosome 22, mMicPen1.hap1, whole genome shotgun sequence genome includes the window GACTAAGCCTATTTTCCGCAAAAAGgcaaaaactacaaagaagattGTGCTGAGACTGGAATGTGTGGAGCCCAACTGCAGATCTAAGAGGATGCTGGCTATTAAGAGATGCAAGCATTTTGAACTGGGTggtgataagaagagaaagggccaagTGATCCAGTTCTAAGCTGATCTTgttatgaagacaataaaatcatgagatttcactcaaaaaaaaaaaaaaagaattgccatggtcatggtgtttcttcacagcaataaaattcTAACTTTAGAAAGTTAATCCCCAGATAGGAAAtgtcagagggagggagagcagcagcagtggcagcTGCCCCAGCCGGAAGCATCAGAGAAGGAGCATGGGCAGTGGCGGCCATAGTGGCCTGAAAGCATGGTGGGAGTGGCTCTCATTAAGAAGTCTCTCTGGGAAAGAGCACCTGTGTCCAGTGTCATCATCTGTATAAGATATCCCACCTCATCAGTGACCACCAGAGCACATAGAGGAACCCCCTACACTTGAAGGAGCAACCACTGAGCCTTGGGCAGGCCTGCACCTGGAGGAGCTATCACCTGAGGCTCTGCCCTGCCTGCCACAGACACCCACTGCATcaactggaggaagagggacACCCTGAGGCACAGGTGTGCTTCACCTGTATCTCCACCTGTATCgattggagaaagagatgggtagacaacagTGCAAGAAGACACTCAACAACGTGAGGAGCAATACAGCACCACCAGAAACTAGCGGTTCTATAACAGCAAGACCTGAGCATGACAACACAGATGAAGCACAAGACAACAACCTTATGAATAACTTGAAGAAGATGATTGAGGGTCTTAAAGAGAGAGTGAAAAACCCCCTTAGACAAATGGagaagaagacaaacaaaataacaaaatattggaagaaatcaatacaaccctcaaaaaaaaaaaacccaagaaagagcaatcaaacaggtgaagaaaacagttcaagacttaaatatattttagaaacaataaaaaataccaaatactccaatttaaaaatggggtagaaagctaaacagagaattctcaacagaagaatctcaaatggccaaaagacatttaaggaatctAAATAATCAGggaaacacaaaccaaaacaaccctgagataccatcttgcacCTGTTAGAATAGCTAAGACCAAAAACATTGAGAACagtttatgttggagaggatgtgcaCTAAGGGGAGGGAGAACTTTGGTTGGaatataagaaattaaataaattaattaactaaacaaacaaaaatgagagaaaaaaattagtttcaGGAGAATCCAGTGCAGATTTAAGAGATtctgaaaatacacaaaatataccTTACGAAGTCCCACACTAATAGTTGAAAACATTAACATTTACTAggcaatttttaataattttccttCTGAGATGTACGAACTAGAGTATGTAAATAGAGCATTCAGAAATTGTCTTCATTAAGAACTTATGATGCCTTCTTAATGTTAAACCCTGGAGTGTGGGAAAGTGCAGTATTGTAGATGCTGTGGGTAAATATCAAGCCACATATTTTACAGTTGTAAAATATTCTATAGGTTAGGATAAAATTGAAAAGCATCTTTTAAATAATCCTGATCATAtgtatgagaaaaataaaatctgtctttTGTTCCAACAAAAGTCAATCTTCCCACGTATGCATGGACAGAAAATTGACTTGGTAATGtttggcttttgctttgttttgctcaaTAAATGTATCACTCTgttaaaacaaacacaagaaactgAATAAAGCGCACAGCCTATCACTATGGTTCCTACAGAAAATTGCCCAGACAACCAGTGCTGACAGCTGTTTACAGACTAAGGAATTCCTCCTCCATAAGACAGACAGGTACAATCTAATGGAACCAGTTATCGATGGGGACCATCAGAAAAACATagcaggagatagagacaggcacAAGGAAGTGAAATTTATATTCTTTAATAATCGGCGTGACAGGTGGCAAACCATATACCTCACATGCTTATCTCATTTTAATTCCTGTAAAATATTAAACAGTATACTACATATTACATAGGGgacaatattatattatattatatatgaaaaatcAAAGACTAGAGGTAAAAATACTTGTCAAAGGACACAGGTCTTTCAGATACCAGCCCATAATCCCCTGGACAGCTAAAATTGAGCATGCTGGCCAGAGAGAAAGGGCAAGAAAAGTCCCACTCTAAAGAGAATGCCAAGGCAAACAGACAGAAGCAATGGATATGTTTTAGCAACAGCAGAAATGTAACTAGTGGCCTTTATGTGAAAATGTATAGTTCATGATTTTTAAGTATACCTGAAAACTTGAGGCAATAAAAAGATTAATCAGATAGTTGGCCATGAACGACTAAGAAGAGCAGACCCCAAAGGCATGAGGATACTGTGGAGTGATGGGGTTCCAGGGTAAGAGTGTCTCTGCTGCCTGATGTCTTATTTTATTCGGGGAGAAGTGAATAGAGACAATATAAACAAGAGGAGCAGATGGAGCTTGGTGAAATAGAATTCTGCCCTGAGAAGGAAGCCCTTTCTTAACAGGCCAGTCTAAAAGCTACTGGTCAGGATCAGGCAACAAGTACATGACAggttaagaaaaaaggaaaagacagtaGATAAAGTGGTGTCGTCtaccacacactgagaaaatagCTAAGTAAACAATGAAAGTTTTGTCAATTACAGAAATCACTTTGGAGGTTTTCTGAAAAAcattagctaaaaaaaaaaaaataaagtgaagatcACAAAATCCAAGCAAATACCAAATACCTTCCAAATAGATTAAATAAACAGGTAAGCAAAATGTATAATATGATTCTATCATCAAATCATTCTATATATTGAGAGATATCAGGCAACTAGCAAATTCAAAATGAAGTGTAATAGTTGGTTGAATAGGGCTAAAATTAGTGTTAACTTCCTGATCCGATGGCTACACTATAGTTTATAGGAGAATGTACTTGATTAcaagcaaaaattttaaatattgggctggagagatggctcagtggttaagagcattgcctgctcttccaaaggtcctgagttcaattcccagcaaccacatggtggctcacaaccatctgtaaagaggtctggcgccctcttctggccttcaggcatacagacagaatattgtatacataataaataaataaatatttaaaaaaagttaaataaaccttaaaaaaattttaaatattcacaaGTATTCAGAGGAGGCAACGAACATTAGTTCACCCAGTTTTAGTGTGAATTGTTCATTTTTTCTATCCATGAAGAAGAAGAACAGAAAGCTATAGTTTCTCCATCAGACATCCTCAATCCATTCTTAGGATTTTGTTATGGTTTAATCTTCAATGTATCTCAAAGGCCAGGTGTTAAAGGCTTGGTCACCAGACCATGCTGCCACTGGGAAACAGAAGAACctttagaaggaaggaaggtgggtcACTGTGAGGCATATCCTTGAACTGATTATTAGGAACCTaacatcttcctttctctccttcctggccaCTTTCTCGACATACCCTGACACAATACAGGGGCAACTCACCATGGACTGAAACCTAACATCATGAATTAAAATAAACcgtttcttccttttcattatcTCAAGTATTGTGCCACAGGAACAGAAATCTCACTAGTGTAGACAGATTCCCTGAATGCATTTCCATCAGTGATTTTAGACAAACCGTTGGAGTCCTAACAAAAAACTTCAGAAACATCTATTTGATACATGCAATGTTGAAGGCACAAGCTACTTACCAAGTTTAAGGATGAACAAAAGTGACCGCAAAAGAATATAGCACAGATTCTAGTTGCTCTTactaataaaaacctggagtcaggtaCTGGGGGTAAAAGgtgagaaatcagagaagcagtgcagccagtcactagagatTTTTTTTACAGCCTCTACCGAATCCTCGGACTGAAGGGGTGATCCTGACTACACGAATCCTCAGATTGCATGGTCAGAACGAATCTTCAAACTGCACCTCTATGAAACAGACTGATCCTATCatctcctgccttatattcctctctccaccagcCATGTCCCTTCTTGTTTCCCCCTAcccaatgttgggattaaaggtatgtgccaccatcttTAATCTGTTTCAATTTGAGAATGGATCGATCTAATGTTGCCCAGGggggccttgaattcacagagatcaatctgactcctgagtgcggggattaaaggcgagcgctaccaccacctggccttatGGCTAACCAGTGGCTTAGTTCCGCACactgatcttcagtcaagctttatttgttgTGAGAATAAGAGATAGTGAAAGCACACCAGCATGAGCATGAAACTGTAAGCGTGTACACGGTCACCATCTCTAATATGCCTTCCAGGAGACCTAGgctcaattccctgcacccacttggtggttcacaaccacttaTAAAACTCcagacctctgagggcactagaTATGCATGTGTCACTCAtgcatagatgcaggcaaaacatgctcatacacagaatttttaaaatctcagagagagggaggaaaggaaacattAATTCTATGGACAAACACCTGTCTGTATCAGAGAATAAGATTACAGGAACTTAGTTCTTATACTTCCACACCCATATAACAGAGTCATGCTCTGAGGAGACAACTGAACTACACTGTTCCTTAGTCAACAGCACGACTGACTGCTAAGACACTACAGGTCCAGAGAGCCACTAAGGGAATAGCTTGGTCACATGAACATCTTACCCTTATGTTATACAGAATCTGAATGACACGCTGAAATCTGTAGCGggtaaactatctttttttttttttttttttggtttttcgagacagggtttctctgtggttttggagcctgtcctggaactagctcttgtagaccaggctggtctcgaactcacagagatccgcctgcctctgcctcccaagtgctgggattaaaggtgtgcgccaccaccgcctggcagcagGTAAACTATCTTACCAACAACACAGAACCTCATAATTGCACGGAATAAAAATCCAAGTGAGCAAGACAAGAGAGACAGCCAAAGAGAGACCTTCAGATTCCAGTCTCTAAAGGACAGCCAGCTTCTAGCTCCTGGTGTTCTCGATACTGATCATGCAACATGCTTGCTGCTTAGGAGTTTTAACTGCACACTTTTGATCTTAAGCATCAATACAAGAACATTCTACatctatagtttctgtgtcttcTGTGGAATGACAGATAAAAGTAAAACCTACTCTGACACAAAGCGGAAGAACCAACTCACAGCACGACTTTTTTCACTAAGTACAATGCTAAGGAAGTCTCTCTCTATAAACAACATACATGCTTTTTTTTCACAAACAATGAGCACTATGTAATGCTACGGACAAAAGGAAAAGTTTTACTTTTAGCCTAACATGCAGAAATCTGAAAACCAAATATAAAAGTTATAGTTAGCTTCTCTCAGGAGCCTGGTACCTTCTATTCCCTACGCTATTCTTAGATGGTTTCTTGTGCCCTTTATATTTAATTGTAAGAGATCAAATGTGTTTGAAGGTGCATAGAGTATGTATAAAcgaacatatttttctttctcttacaatTTCTATGACCTACACTTTCTGGCATCATTCTATAGTAAATTTAGGAGACCAATTTAATAAATATCAAGTACTTACAGCACTAACTCCCCTGGCCCATCCCCATCTTACTGGGCAGCCCGACAAAGAGAGCAGGCCCACCCTGCACTCCACCACATCACCTTTGCAGTAGTCTGCGGGGTCCTCCTGCTCCTCGTCATCTGATCCCAGAATCTCCTCCTCTGGCTCTGGGGGAAtggggtctggcagtggtggtggtggtggcggcggtggtggtggaggaggaactAAAGGAGCTTTCTGTTGAGGCTCCGGCctgaaacagcagaaaaaaaaaatcgtatTTACGAAAAGCAAATGATGCATTTCAGGAAAATTTAAGTCTCTTAGTATGAGGGAAAAAGAATCTGTCACACATTAAGAAGAAATTACAGTTAAAGTCATTCTACTCATTTTAGTTGAATTCAAACAGTGCTTCACCACATGGGCTGGGGGAGGGTGGCGCCCTTC containing:
- the LOC142839738 gene encoding large ribosomal subunit protein eL42; this translates as MVNVPKTRRTFCKKCGKHQPHKVTQYKKGKDSLYAQGKRRYDRKQSGYGGQTKPIFRKKAKTTKKIVLRLECVEPNCRSKRMLAIKRCKHFELGGDKKRKGQVIQF